A window of the Diceros bicornis minor isolate mBicDic1 chromosome 12, mDicBic1.mat.cur, whole genome shotgun sequence genome harbors these coding sequences:
- the PCARE gene encoding photoreceptor cilium actin regulator, producing the protein MGCTPSHSEIVNSVAKSGIQFFKKPKANLPGCQGGSERCSIPLPAQISTCSDSGRGLSQGQRPAEEQPSSRWTQTRAEGLCQLTRDPTAGKRKDVEGLIPETETSPSQLNKLHSHMAKDIPFKTQTHRSQGADFSGEESEESNSQETSKWERKPKCHRSGKQGHCCQTIFPAPRSEDKIDFPEPLVKAHQHAYAYLHSCLSKYEAILCVTHRATQTQELLQPMVSFLLQCFDEVNQLLGEISKDGEVLLQEVREDLAWPLKQGEPQEQPDLLQQLLQYTVSKLQVLRGTVASLTSGVLEGSGSYLHSTASHLGHKLSTKRGVDERLLRALGQLESLASDHTDPGAQGLPLCSEDSGIGADNESVQLADKLSKQASWDLGPEPAEWKPVISPTVEARLLGHAWQQSPFQMGPDGPQDCPLSRPPTAKVQPAAQGGAGSPHPSSTENTTSRPIGRGKSTLRDCLGTENSVEVYPPKGSRLMDTPSLSEGEDSSPEEEEDTSHLRPRSSPSGQESTFQLLRSPQAQEMILKMKEAISERIKFVPVPSGHQDWAEEEERRTAVPPRPSTVSGSRRAPERQRRSQSEGCLKSHMEDPTLQELRRVQRDLSQRLEAFYALAARRQGQSKGQVLHPRAAAGRPHNNYRVTPSNTISKLKASLTKNFSILPSQDKSILQKCSPRPESEQPWQGKAEGLPNAIPSGERASEAPGAEDWNFRGHATRTSVKKLIETFSATESLRTLGDSKDSGLNSCLRKWGVPIMPPRFPIYRGLAPLYPKPQISPAAGRDSLKVGPGWRPLAPVFPPLLTAEASKSEDLNCENEEGPEHLPPPPLEILMDKSFTSLEPPESSNLARSSLEGTHVPGLGKPSPARRTWASSKLRASMDPTHLLPSKSTATLTGPRSAGPGSSRSGWNTRKLTLDLNHPPATGQNPEVEGSRAQSQARADRAASLSKHPQKVVSWHHSSHTSGQTRTSEPSLARPIRGPRSPEALRQSQERSPPVVKKASPTRAHWTPRADKSHPSLPSCHRPAQPSVPSVHGSPSPPLSPLASPRVLSPPTAKKGASPPPQHKLPSPPLVSPPAQHKVSSPPTQRTEASSPASGPSLSPPASHSQELKETKDSEDSWATTAKAPRNTCSIFCPATSSLFEAKSPFSTAHPLSPPSLPPEAGGSCGTPTGCWRSSSGPQPRADSQRGMALCALNPQPFVRRTASDRRPGVRLHLPVLGATSNACESQHGQSSSSEESPKKDADPWCSRCTPELKGGGRDASPPELCVLGHGLQREAPTSCTQDKPQQKEAA; encoded by the exons ATGGGGTGTACACCTTCCCACAGTGAAATTGTTAACAGCGTTGCTAAGAGTGGcatccagttttttaaaaagccgaAAGCAAATTTGCCAGGATGTCAGGGGGGCAGTGAAAGATGCTCCATCCCTTTGCCAGCTCAAATCTCCACCTGCTCTGACTCTGGGAGGGGCTTGTCCCAGGGACAGAGGCCGGCAGAGGAGCAGCCAAGTTCCAGATGGACTCAAACCAGGGCTGAAGGTCTTTGTCAGCTCACGAGAGATCCCACTGCAGGCAAAAGGAAAGATGTGGAAGGACTGATCCCAGAAACCGAAACCTCCCCATCCCAGCTGAACAAATTGCACAGCCACATGGCTAAGGACATTCCATTCAAGACACAGACCCACAGGTCACAAGGGGCAGACTTTTCTGGGGAAGAGAGTGAAGAAAGTAATTCCCAAGAAACctccaaatgggaaaggaagccaAAATGCCATAGGTCAGGCAAACAGGGCCATTGCTGCCAAACCATCTTTCCTGCTCCTAGGTCtgaagacaaaatagacttcccTGAGCCCCTGGTAAAGGCCCACCAGCATGCTTACGCCTATCTGCACTCCTGCCTCTCCAAATACGAGGCAATTCTGTGCGTCACCCATCGGGCCACCCAGACCCAGGAGCTGCTGCAGCCCATGGTCAGCTTCCTGCTGCAGTGCTTTGATGAGGTTAACCAGCTCCTAGGGGAGATCTCCAAGGATGGAGAAGTGCTCCTCCAGGAAGTTAGGGAGGATCTGGCTTGGCCATTGAAGCAAGGGGAGCCCCAGGAACAGCCAGATCTCCTGCAACAGCTTCTGCAGTACACAGTCAGCAAGCTGCAGGTGCTCCGCGGCACGGTGGCCTCGCTCACCAGCGGCGTCCTGGAGGGCTCCGGCAGCTACCTCCACAGCACCGCAAGCCACTTGGGACACAAGCTGAGCACAAAGAGGGGTGTGGATGAACGCCTCCTAAGGGCTCTGGGGCAATTGGAGAGCTTGGCAAGCGACCACACCGACCCTGGAGCGCAGGGtctacccttgtgctctgaggaCAGTGGCATTGGTGCCGACAATGAGTCCGTGCAGCTGGCAGACAAGCTGAGCAAGCAAGCCAGCTGGGACTTAGGGCCGGAGCCTGCAGAATGGAAGCCAGTGATTTCACCCACAGTGGAGGCCAGGCTATTGGGACATGCCTGGCAGCAAAGTCCTTTCCAGATGGGTCCAGACGGACCCCAGGACTGCCCACTCTCAAGGCCTCCTACGGCAAAGGTTCAGCCAGCAGCACAGGGTGGAGCAGGGAGCCCACACCCCTCCAGCACTGAAAATACCACTTCCAGGCCCATCGGGAGGGGCAAAAGCACTCTGCGTGATTGCCTTGGGACTGAGAACTCCGTGGAAGTATACCCTCCTAAAGGCTCCAGGTTGATGGACACGCCATCCCTCAGCGAAGGTGAGGACAGCagcccagaggaggaggaagacactTCTCACCTAAGGCCGAGGTCTTCACCTTCTGGCCAGGAAAGCACATTTCAGCTACTGAGGAGCCCCCAGGCCCAGGAAATGATTCTGAAGATGAAGGAAGCCATCAGCGAAAGGATCAAGTTTGTCCCTGTGCCCTCAGGGCACCAAGActgggctgaggaggaagagaggaggacagCAGTCCCACCGAGACCTAGCACTGTCAGTGGCAGCAGGAGGGCCCCAGAGAGGCAGAGGAGGTCTCAGTCAGAGGGGTGTCTGAAGAGCCACATGGAAGACCCCACCCTCCAGGAGCTGCGGAGGGTCCAGAGAGACCTCAGCCAGAGGCTGGAGGCGTTTTACGCCCTGGCTGCACGACGGCAGGGGCAGAGCAAGGGGCAGGTTCTGCACCCCAGAGCAGCAGCTGGGAGGCCCCACAACAACTACAGGGTCACCCCGAGCAATACCATCAGCAAGCTGAAGGCATCCCTCACCAAGAACTTCAGCATTTTGCCAAGTCAAGACAAGAGCATTTTGCAGAAATGCAGTCCCCGCCCTGAAAGTGAACAGCCCTGGCAGGGAAAAGCTGAGGGGCTTCCAAATGCCATCCCATCAGGTGagagggccagtgaggctccCGGGGCTGAGGACTGGAACTTCAGGGGCCATGCCACCAGGACATCAGTCAAGAAACTCATTGAAACTTTCAGTGCCACTGAGAGTCTGAGGACACTTGGGGATTCCAAGGACTCCGGGCTGAACTCCTGCCTCAGGAAGTGGGGGGTCCCCATCATGCCTCCCAGATTTCCCATTTACAGGGGGCTTGCTCCTTTGTATCCAAAGCCCCAAATTTCTCCAGCAGCAGGCAGAGACTCTCTCAAGGTGGGCCCAGGCTGGAGACCCTTAGCTCCTGTCTTCCCCCCTCTGCTCACAGCAGAAGCATCCAAGAGTGAGGACCTCAATTGTGAAAATGAGGAGGGCCCAGAGCATCTCCCTCCACCACCTCTGGAAATCCTCATGGACAAATCATTCACCTCTCTGGAGCCCCCAGAAAGCAGCAATCTGGCAAGGTCCTCCCTTGAAGGAACCCACGTGCCAGGGCTGGGAAAGCCCAGCCCTGCCCGGAGAACGTGGGCTTCCTCAAAGCTCAGAGCTTCTATGGACCCCACTCACCTGCTTCCCAGCAAGAGCACTGCCACCCTCACTGGGCCCCGCAGTGCAGGGCCAGGGAGCAGCAGGAGTGGCTGGAATACCAGAAAGCTCACCTTGGACCTGAACCACCCGCCAGCAACCGGCCAAAACCCAGAGGTGGAGGGCAGCAGGGCTCAGAGTCAGGCACGAGCGGACAGGGCCGCAAGCCTCTCCAAGCATCCCCAGAAGGTAGTCTCCTGGCACCACTCTAGCCACACATCTGGGCAGACCAGGACCTCAGAACCCAGCCTGGCCAGACCAATTCGAGGGCCACGTTCTCCTGAGGCTCTAAGACAGAGCCAAGAGAGAAGCCCCCCAGTGGTCAAGAAGGCCTCTCCCACAAGGGCACACTGGACACCCCGAGCAGACAAGAGTCACCCAAGCCTGCCCTCCTGTCACAGACCTGCCCAGCCAAGTGTGCCCTCCGTGCACGGCTCCCCCAGCCCACCACTCAGCCCTCTGGCAAGCCCCAGGGTGCTAAGTCCCCCAACAGCGAAGAAAGGAGCTTCCCCACCACCCCAGCACAAGCTGCCCAGCCCTCCCCTGGTGAGCCCACCTGCTCAGCACAAGGTCTCCAGCCCCCCTACCCAGCGCACAGAAGCAAGTTCCCCTGCCTCTGGCCCCTCCCTATCTCCCCCAGCGTCCCACAGCCAGGAGCTCAAGGAAACAAAAGATTCTGAAGATAGTTGGGCAACCACAGCCAAAGCGCCTAGGAATACATGTTCCATATTCTGCCCGGCCACCTCCTCTCTGTTCGAAGCTAAATCGCCATTCTCAACAGCCCACCCACTCAGCCCACCATCACTGCCACCTGAAGCTGGAGGCTCGTGCGGGACCCCCACAGGATGCTGGAGGAGCAGCTCAGGGCCACAACCGAGGGCGGACTCACAGCGGGGAATGGCTCTGTGTGCCCTCAATCCTCAGCCCTTCGTCAGAAGGACAGCTTCTGACCGCCGGCCGGGCGTCCGCCTGCACCTGCCTGTCCTGGGTGCCACCAGCAATGCTTGTGAatcccagcatggccagagcag CAGCAGTGAGGAGAGCCCCAAGAAGGACGCAGATCCGTGGTGCAGCCGCTGCACCCCAGAACTGAAGGGTGGCGGCAGAGATGCATCTCCCCCAGAGCTCTGCGTGCTGGGCCACGGGCTCCAACGGGAGGCCCCCACCAGCTGCACCCAGGACAAGCCCCAGCAGAAGGAAGCAGCCTGA